Below is a window of Vicinamibacterales bacterium DNA.
GCGCGATCTGATCGAGCAGGTCGTCGACATGTGCCGCTACCAGAACCGCGAGCCGGTGATTACGCGCGACATGCTCGACGCCGCCTGCGGGAACTATTTCCTCGAAGAGAGCGCGTCGCAGAGCAAAGAGACCGCCCTGTCATGAGCCTGGCGCTCACGCGCACCCAGACCGCCTACCGGGTGGAGCCGGAGCGCTCCCGCCCGCGCGCCGCGCGCCGCGACTACGGCGAGCTCGCGGCAAAGGTCTTCATCCTGACGCTCTTCTCGGCGATGGCCACCGCCATCGCGCAGGATTTCGCGCAGACCGGCCACGTCACCGGGCTGCTGCTGCTCGTGAGCGAAGCGCTGGTCGTCGCGCTGACGCTGATCCGCCGCACCGCCGCCGTCGTCGATCGCAGCTGGAAGGCGCGGATCCTGACGGCCTTCGCCACGTTCGGACCGCCGCTGGTCCGGCCGGCCGGCGTCGCCGTCGCGCCGGAGTTCCTCACCATCGCGATCTCGGCCTGCGGCCTGATGATCGTCGTCTTCGGCAAGCTCTCGCTGGGCCGCAGCTTCGGCCTGACGCCG
It encodes the following:
- a CDS encoding methyltransferase; the encoded protein is MSLALTRTQTAYRVEPERSRPRAARRDYGELAAKVFILTLFSAMATAIAQDFAQTGHVTGLLLLVSEALVVALTLIRRTAAVVDRSWKARILTAFATFGPPLVRPAGVAVAPEFLTIAISACGLMIVVFGKLSLGRSFGLTPANRGVVSTGMYRVVRHPIYLGYLITHLGFIIANPAGWNLSVLVVADVALMLRAMCEEKTLALDPEYRAYMDRVRWRIVPGVF